The following are from one region of the Phormidium sp. PBR-2020 genome:
- the drmD gene encoding DISARM system SNF2-like helicase DrmD, whose translation MIPIGSIAQVRSRQYLIEQVEPPQFPGGDTQVRLVCVDDDAQGEELEVFWERELDAQVLGKAAWDSLASRGFDNPRYFSAYLHTLRWNCVTSTKDNLFQAPYRAGIQVKAYQLEPLRKALQMPRIGLFIADDVGLGKTIEAGLILREMLLRQKIQRVVIACPPSVVRQWQEEMENRFGLTFMVFDRQFVMSKRSERGYHINPWTTHTRFIISHALLRDETYAAPLRDWLGDFNTGSMLILDEAHNAAPASASQYAIDSQLTQTVRDVAPRFEHKLFLSATPHNGHSNSFAALLEMLDPQRFCRGVPVKSKKLLDSVMVRRLKRDLREIGDRDFPQREVIPLSIDGLPRDAPELLLSRLLKDYREAREQRLKDRPKSQRRTSMLVVTSLQKRLLSSIEAFARTLNVHRQALERQQQRRTSTTLSPSQNRPNFALLRESVGAEDDRAELSEAEVEAEENAQMTAASQADEGGITEEEQNLLNRMTEIANRARHQPDARIKRLIAWIQENLCPNLGETGATWGDRRLLIFTEYTDTKRYLEQQLQQAIAGSSQENARIGSFHGGMGDDRREAIKRAFNAPPSDHPLRILIATDAAREGINLQNYCADLFHFDIPWNPSRMEQRNGRIDRKLQRAPLVRCYYFTLPQRAEDRVLDVLVRKTDTIISELGSLSPVVEKNISELFDDGIDHGDQLRLALDEVDQRDERTQRHLGSIREELDVVRPEVAQLRQQEQTLQNLLRDAQQWLGLDAQQFRETLSAALELLGASPLTPLNPEQAAQNPEQAPWQFPQLSELTGDATWAETLDSLREPRPSGQSLWEWRKETQVRPVVFRDPGLLDESKVHLHLEHRVVQRLLGRFTAQGFVYDELNRACICLSDDPVPKVMLLGRLSLYGDRASRLHDEVIAVTAEWTDPQSRGRSQLRPLDPHRQKDALRDLETALVSPRLRQISQGLKERLTPAVATDIEQLLPHLNEQAVALEAEAAAALKDRGQRESRQMRDLLKRQQERIRKREQEVNGQLESATSVQQLELDLKTLSKPEQSQLEADRRYWMRRLVQLEEELEREPARIRASYEIKANRLEPVGLVYLWGVSS comes from the coding sequence ATGATTCCCATCGGTTCCATTGCCCAAGTTCGCTCCCGCCAATATCTCATTGAACAGGTTGAACCGCCTCAATTTCCTGGGGGAGATACCCAAGTACGTCTCGTTTGTGTGGATGACGACGCTCAAGGGGAAGAACTCGAAGTCTTTTGGGAACGGGAACTCGATGCACAGGTTCTGGGGAAAGCCGCCTGGGATAGCCTCGCCTCACGGGGGTTCGATAATCCTCGCTACTTTTCCGCTTACCTACATACCCTGCGTTGGAACTGTGTCACCTCCACCAAAGATAACCTCTTTCAAGCCCCCTATCGCGCCGGAATCCAGGTCAAAGCTTACCAGCTAGAACCGCTCCGCAAGGCCTTACAAATGCCCCGGATTGGCTTATTCATTGCCGATGATGTGGGACTGGGAAAAACCATCGAAGCTGGCCTGATTTTGCGGGAGATGTTGCTGCGGCAGAAAATTCAGCGGGTGGTGATTGCTTGTCCTCCCTCCGTAGTTCGCCAATGGCAAGAGGAGATGGAAAACCGCTTTGGACTCACATTTATGGTGTTCGATCGCCAGTTTGTGATGAGCAAACGCAGTGAGCGAGGCTATCATATCAACCCCTGGACAACTCATACCCGCTTTATTATCTCTCATGCCCTGTTGCGGGATGAAACCTACGCCGCACCCCTGCGAGATTGGTTAGGAGACTTCAATACTGGGTCGATGCTCATCCTAGATGAAGCCCATAACGCAGCTCCCGCCAGTGCCAGTCAGTATGCCATCGACTCGCAACTGACTCAAACGGTGCGCGATGTTGCCCCCCGCTTTGAGCATAAACTGTTCCTGTCAGCAACCCCACACAATGGGCATTCCAACAGTTTTGCCGCTCTCCTGGAAATGCTAGACCCGCAACGATTCTGTCGTGGGGTTCCCGTCAAGAGTAAGAAACTTCTCGATTCGGTCATGGTGCGACGACTGAAACGGGATTTACGGGAAATTGGCGATCGCGATTTTCCTCAACGAGAGGTGATTCCCCTCTCCATTGACGGACTCCCCAGAGATGCCCCAGAACTGCTGCTATCTCGGCTGCTTAAAGACTATCGAGAGGCTCGGGAACAGCGGCTGAAAGACCGACCGAAATCTCAACGGCGAACCTCAATGCTGGTGGTGACCTCCCTCCAGAAACGTCTTCTCTCGTCCATTGAAGCCTTTGCCCGCACCCTCAATGTGCATCGTCAAGCCCTAGAACGTCAACAACAGCGGAGGACTTCGACTACGCTCAGTCCTAGTCAAAACCGGCCTAATTTTGCACTGCTGCGGGAGTCGGTGGGGGCTGAGGACGATCGCGCCGAACTCTCGGAAGCGGAGGTGGAAGCCGAAGAAAACGCCCAAATGACCGCCGCCAGTCAAGCCGATGAGGGGGGCATCACGGAGGAGGAGCAGAACTTGCTCAATCGCATGACAGAGATTGCTAACCGCGCTCGTCATCAGCCCGATGCCCGCATCAAACGACTCATCGCTTGGATTCAGGAAAACCTCTGTCCCAACTTGGGAGAAACTGGGGCGACCTGGGGCGATCGCCGTCTGTTAATCTTTACCGAATATACCGACACTAAACGCTATCTCGAACAACAACTACAGCAGGCCATTGCCGGTTCCAGCCAAGAAAACGCCCGTATTGGCAGCTTTCATGGTGGCATGGGAGACGATCGCCGCGAAGCCATTAAACGAGCCTTCAACGCCCCACCCAGTGACCATCCCCTACGGATTCTCATCGCCACTGATGCGGCACGGGAGGGGATAAACCTACAAAACTACTGTGCCGATTTGTTCCATTTTGATATTCCCTGGAACCCCAGCCGCATGGAACAACGCAACGGTCGCATCGATCGCAAACTGCAACGGGCCCCCCTGGTGCGCTGTTACTACTTTACGCTTCCCCAACGGGCCGAAGACCGAGTGCTAGATGTCTTAGTTCGCAAAACGGACACCATTATTAGTGAATTGGGCAGTCTCTCCCCCGTCGTTGAGAAAAATATCAGCGAACTGTTCGATGACGGCATTGATCACGGCGATCAACTTCGTTTAGCCTTAGACGAGGTGGACCAGCGCGATGAGAGAACCCAACGACATCTCGGCAGTATTCGCGAAGAACTCGACGTCGTCCGACCCGAAGTCGCCCAATTACGCCAACAGGAACAGACTCTCCAGAACCTGTTACGAGATGCCCAACAATGGTTAGGACTCGATGCCCAACAGTTTCGGGAAACCCTGTCCGCCGCCTTAGAACTCCTCGGGGCCTCGCCCTTGACCCCCCTCAACCCGGAACAGGCCGCCCAAAACCCCGAACAGGCTCCCTGGCAATTTCCGCAACTGAGTGAGTTAACCGGCGACGCCACTTGGGCCGAAACCTTAGATAGTTTACGGGAACCTCGCCCCTCAGGTCAGTCTTTATGGGAATGGCGCAAAGAGACCCAAGTGCGTCCCGTGGTGTTCCGAGACCCCGGCTTATTAGATGAGTCCAAAGTTCACTTGCACCTCGAACATCGGGTTGTGCAGCGATTATTAGGACGATTCACCGCCCAGGGATTTGTCTATGACGAACTCAATCGCGCCTGTATCTGTTTATCCGACGACCCAGTGCCTAAAGTCATGTTACTCGGTCGCCTGTCCCTCTACGGCGATCGCGCCAGCCGTCTCCATGACGAAGTGATTGCCGTAACCGCCGAATGGACTGACCCCCAATCCCGAGGGCGATCGCAACTCCGACCCCTCGACCCACACCGTCAAAAGGATGCCTTAAGGGACTTAGAGACGGCGTTAGTCTCCCCCCGTCTGCGGCAAATTTCCCAGGGATTAAAGGAGCGTCTAACGCCCGCTGTTGCCACAGATATTGAACAGTTACTCCCCCACCTAAACGAGCAAGCCGTCGCCCTAGAAGCCGAAGCCGCCGCAGCCCTCAAAGACCGAGGCCAGCGAGAAAGTCGGCAGATGCGAGACCTCCTCAAACGCCAACAGGAGCGGATTCGCAAACGGGAACAAGAAGTCAACGGACAATTAGAGAGTGCCACCTCCGTTCAGCAACTTGAACTCGACCTAAAAACCCTCTCCAAACCCGAACAGTCCCAACTCGAAGCCGATCGCCGCTATTGGATGCGCCGACTGGTACAACTCGAAGAGGAATTAGAGCGCGAACCCGCCCGCATCCGTGCCAGCTACGAAATCAAAGCCAATCGCCTAGAACCCGTCGGGTTAGTCTATTTATGGGGAGTCAGTAGTTAA
- a CDS encoding transcriptional regulator: MLNLKPIKTEADYEQALLEIESLFDAPLGTPEGDKLEILVTLVEVYEEKIEAIALPELSEQTLYFLESRNFEASPFIASLKRRGVSDQVIREALSESLP, from the coding sequence ATGTTGAATTTAAAACCAATTAAAACAGAGGCTGATTACGAGCAAGCGTTGTTAGAAATAGAAAGCTTGTTTGATGCTCCCTTGGGGACACCGGAGGGTGATAAGTTGGAAATCCTAGTGACCTTGGTAGAAGTCTATGAAGAAAAAATCGAGGCGATCGCCTTGCCAGAACTTAGTGAGCAGACTTTGTATTTTCTAGAATCACGAAATTTTGAGGCTTCACCGTTTATTGCCAGTTTGAAGCGGCGAGGTGTGAGTGATCAGGTGATTCGAGAAGCCTTGAGTGAATCACTCCCTTAA
- a CDS encoding sorbosone dehydrogenase family protein, with product MRLKIQPLTPVTGGLASSVLALLLISGCSTPTTVDSPGDTTTDTTTDTANRVEPPTGDSPSPESAKSLPLDRDWQHTTIIEDLEHPWGLDWLPDGTLLITERPGRLRLVRDGVLDPNPVSGVPDVLAINQGGLLDIAVHPRFEENSLLYFTYADGTPDANQVQVARGELQDNRLENVEVIFTATPPKPEGQHFGSRMVWLPDETLLVSIGDGGNPPVELEGELIRLQAQNRESHLGTIVRLNDDGSIPEDNPWVNDGESDPAIWSYGHRNIQGLALDSQTGEVWSTEHGARGGDELNQIKGGENYGWPLVTHSEEYTGGPISDRRTHPDMVDPHIVWTPAIAPSGLTVYNGDLFAGGLVSQSVHHIQLDDSGEVVDQRAIEIGQRVRDVREGPDGHLYVLTDESQAQLIRLD from the coding sequence ATGAGACTTAAGATTCAACCTCTGACCCCAGTGACTGGAGGGTTAGCAAGCTCGGTATTGGCGTTGCTACTGATCAGCGGCTGTTCCACACCAACAACGGTGGACTCTCCAGGCGACACCACCACCGACACCACCACTGATACGGCTAATCGGGTGGAACCCCCAACTGGAGACTCTCCCTCCCCTGAGTCTGCCAAATCTCTCCCTTTAGACCGAGATTGGCAACACACTACAATCATTGAAGATTTAGAACATCCCTGGGGACTCGACTGGCTACCTGATGGAACCCTGCTGATTACCGAACGGCCCGGACGCTTACGCCTCGTCCGCGACGGCGTCTTAGATCCCAACCCAGTCTCAGGGGTTCCTGATGTCTTAGCGATTAATCAGGGGGGATTACTCGATATTGCCGTGCATCCCCGCTTTGAGGAGAACTCGCTACTTTACTTCACCTATGCCGATGGCACTCCCGATGCGAATCAGGTGCAAGTGGCGCGAGGCGAGTTACAGGACAACCGTTTAGAGAATGTCGAGGTTATTTTTACTGCCACTCCCCCAAAACCTGAAGGACAACATTTTGGGTCCCGCATGGTTTGGCTTCCCGATGAAACCCTACTGGTGAGTATTGGTGATGGGGGAAATCCCCCCGTTGAACTGGAGGGAGAGTTAATTCGTTTACAGGCCCAAAATCGCGAGAGTCATTTGGGAACCATTGTTCGCCTTAACGACGATGGTTCAATTCCTGAGGATAATCCCTGGGTTAATGATGGGGAGAGTGACCCCGCAATTTGGAGTTATGGCCATCGCAATATCCAGGGGTTAGCGTTGGATTCCCAAACTGGGGAGGTTTGGTCTACGGAACATGGGGCCCGGGGTGGCGATGAGTTGAATCAGATTAAAGGGGGAGAGAATTATGGCTGGCCCCTGGTGACGCATAGTGAGGAATATACAGGAGGCCCGATTTCCGATCGCCGAACCCATCCTGATATGGTTGACCCCCATATTGTTTGGACACCGGCGATCGCCCCCTCAGGACTCACGGTATACAATGGCGATCTCTTTGCTGGCGGCTTAGTCTCCCAATCTGTTCATCATATTCAGTTAGATGACTCGGGTGAGGTGGTCGACCAACGGGCGATCGAAATTGGTCAACGAGTTCGGGATGTCCGCGAAGGCCCCGATGGCCATCTCTATGTGTTGACAGATGAGTCTCAAGCTCAGTTAATTCGCCTCGATTAG
- a CDS encoding DUF433 domain-containing protein, producing the protein MNSTLAFNLNKLEQLPNYSIPQAAHYLRIPEATIRTWVKGRQYPSQNGTRTFQPIIEPPQVRPQRLSFINLLEIHILRALRSQHKIDLANVRTALDYLQTQFDQPHPLVSHRFLTDGINLFIEGCGHLLNVSQNGQLALRAALDLHLDRIEWNDRGLAFRLYPFTRTLEEQSPKILAFDPRIAFGRLALPEIGVPTDVVVDRYRAGETLQDLAEDYNCDLAWIEEAIRCELPAVV; encoded by the coding sequence ATGAACTCAACGTTAGCATTCAACCTAAATAAGCTTGAACAGCTCCCAAACTACAGCATCCCTCAAGCTGCTCACTACTTGAGGATTCCCGAAGCTACAATTCGCACCTGGGTTAAAGGCAGACAATATCCAAGCCAAAATGGGACAAGAACCTTTCAACCTATCATCGAGCCTCCCCAGGTTCGCCCCCAACGTCTCAGCTTCATTAACCTATTAGAAATCCATATCCTCCGCGCCTTGCGAAGCCAACATAAAATTGACCTGGCCAATGTCCGCACCGCTCTTGACTACCTACAAACCCAATTTGACCAACCCCATCCCCTCGTGAGTCATCGCTTTCTCACCGATGGCATCAACTTATTTATTGAAGGCTGTGGCCACCTGCTCAACGTCAGTCAGAATGGACAACTGGCCCTGCGAGCGGCTTTAGACTTACATCTTGATCGCATCGAATGGAACGATCGCGGTTTAGCATTCCGACTTTATCCCTTTACCCGAACTCTCGAAGAGCAAAGTCCCAAAATCCTTGCCTTCGACCCGCGAATTGCCTTCGGTCGCCTTGCACTTCCTGAAATTGGGGTTCCCACGGACGTTGTAGTGGATCGCTACCGCGCCGGGGAAACCCTGCAAGATTTGGCAGAGGATTACAACTGCGATCTGGCTTGGATTGAAGAGGCCATTCGTTGTGAACTTCCTGCCGTGGTATGA
- the psbA gene encoding photosystem II q(b) protein: MTTTLQQQQSASLWERFCSWVTSTDNRLYIGWFGVLMIPTLLTATTCFIIAFIAAPPVDIDGIREPVAGSLLYGNNIISGAVVPSSNAIGLHLYPIWEAASLDEWLYNGGPYQLVIFHFLIGVFCYMGREWELSFRLGMRPWICVAYSAPVAAASAVFLIYPIGQGSFSDGMPLGISGTFNFMLVFQAEHNILMHPFHMLGVAGVFGGALFSAMHGSLVTSSLVRETTESESQNYGYKFGQEEETYNIVAAHGYFGRLIFQYASFNNSRSLHFFLGAWPVVGIWFTALGVSTMAFNLNGFNFNQSVLDSQGRVINTWADVINRANLGMEVMHERNAHNFPLDLAATEAPSING, translated from the coding sequence ATGACAACCACACTCCAACAACAGCAATCCGCCTCCCTTTGGGAACGGTTTTGCAGTTGGGTCACCAGCACCGACAACCGGCTTTACATCGGCTGGTTCGGCGTTCTGATGATCCCGACCCTGCTAACCGCCACCACCTGCTTCATCATCGCCTTCATCGCCGCTCCCCCCGTGGACATCGATGGCATCCGCGAACCGGTGGCTGGTTCTCTGCTCTACGGAAACAACATCATCTCCGGTGCCGTAGTTCCGTCTTCTAATGCGATCGGACTTCACCTCTATCCCATCTGGGAAGCAGCTAGCCTCGACGAGTGGCTTTACAACGGCGGTCCTTACCAGCTCGTGATCTTCCACTTCCTCATCGGCGTCTTCTGTTACATGGGTCGTGAATGGGAACTGTCTTTCCGTCTCGGAATGCGTCCCTGGATTTGCGTCGCTTACTCCGCACCTGTTGCCGCAGCTAGCGCCGTCTTTCTGATTTACCCCATCGGTCAAGGTTCTTTCTCCGATGGAATGCCTCTTGGCATCTCGGGAACCTTCAACTTCATGTTAGTGTTCCAAGCTGAGCACAACATCCTGATGCACCCCTTCCATATGCTTGGTGTGGCTGGTGTCTTCGGCGGTGCTCTGTTCTCCGCAATGCACGGTTCTCTGGTGACCTCCTCCTTGGTTCGTGAAACCACCGAGAGCGAGTCTCAGAACTACGGTTACAAATTCGGTCAAGAAGAAGAGACCTACAACATTGTTGCCGCTCACGGCTACTTCGGTCGCTTGATCTTCCAATATGCGTCTTTCAACAACAGCCGCTCTCTGCACTTCTTCTTAGGTGCATGGCCGGTAGTCGGAATCTGGTTCACCGCTCTTGGTGTCAGCACCATGGCGTTCAACCTCAACGGGTTTAACTTCAACCAGTCCGTGTTGGATAGCCAAGGTCGTGTCATCAACACCTGGGCCGATGTGATTAACCGCGCCAACCTCGGTATGGAAGTGATGCACGAGCGTAATGCTCACAACTTCCCCCTCGACTTGGCAGCCACTGAAGCGCCTTCGATTAACGGCTAG
- a CDS encoding type II toxin-antitoxin system HigB family toxin, translating into MRVIARRRLREFWENHADAEQPLKAWFHDVVRMNWQSPKDIKQIYANASIIANNRVVFNIKGNDYRLIVHIRYDIGIIFIRFIGTHAEYDRIDSTTI; encoded by the coding sequence ATGAGGGTCATTGCACGACGACGGTTGCGGGAGTTTTGGGAAAATCACGCCGATGCAGAACAGCCGTTAAAAGCGTGGTTTCATGATGTGGTTCGGATGAACTGGCAGAGTCCAAAGGATATTAAGCAGATTTATGCAAATGCAAGTATTATTGCTAACAATCGGGTGGTCTTCAATATAAAGGGTAACGATTATCGTTTAATCGTCCATATCCGTTATGACATTGGAATCATTTTTATTCGCTTTATAGGGACTCATGCTGAGTATGATCGTATCGATTCTACAACAATTTAA